A single window of Culicoides brevitarsis isolate CSIRO-B50_1 chromosome 3, AGI_CSIRO_Cbre_v1, whole genome shotgun sequence DNA harbors:
- the LOC134833746 gene encoding SWI/SNF-related matrix-associated actin-dependent regulator of chromatin subfamily E member 1 isoform X1, translated as MMALPPNYKQIAMQSPGPSHMMSPGMSNPLSFNILKERLRASGGGGDRKDTASPFSHSIHGNPAFTPQKVGKSSVSLETRAPKPPKAPEKPLMPYWRYSRKVWDQVKADNPEMKLWEVSKLIGQQWRDLSDEEKQEYINEYEVDKADYEKQLKTYHSSPAYLAYLSAKSKSKSDSDMHHEPQRKQADRRIDIQPAEDDDDPDQDGFSVKHVAYARYLRNHRLINEIFSDAVVPDVRSVVTTQRMHVLKRQVQSLAMHQMKLQAELQQIEEKFESKKRKFVESSDVFQEELKRHCKPAVDDEKFKQMVERQYEILKRERMRAMEQQQQQTAQVNQPPAPGPESVGATEATPASENAPPTGSVTEMKTPDKAEEPETIGSDPQQPAATSAPVSETEKPEEASSEPMEVEPPAKQTEEVQKPSESETETTVLQPAAPAATQETAPPVVPEAPKAPAETPVAEKEAPKAATEQKPSTPATKEPAAAKVMPPPQIPQQQQQAPVTPGNPPVMPPQNQQGPPHMPPYHQGYGPQGYAPSAYGPGPYQHYPQHYPQHPPYGYHNQFPQGPGYAPTPYHYAPQQTPPAGPPPTAMTPEHAPPTIPPAIPPPAQAPVAENAPPPAAAAVPVSEPEKKSE; from the exons at gATGGCTCTTCCTCCGAATTACAAACAAATTGCGATGCAATCTCCGGGACCGTCTC ATATGATGTCGCCTGGAATGAGTAATCCGCTTTCATTCAACATCctcaaag aacgaCTTCGTGCTTCGGGCGGCGGAGGAGATCGAAAAGACACAGCAAGTCCTTTTTCGCACTCAATTCATGGAAATCCGGCATTCACGCCGCAAAAAGTCGGCAAATCCAGTGTTAGT cttgaAACTCGTGCTCCGAAACCTCCAAAGGCTCCCGAAAAGCCTCTGATGCCCTATTGGCGGTACTCTCGTAAGGTTTGGGATCAAGTAAAAGCCGACAATCCCGAAATGAAGTTGTGGGAAGTCTCAAAATTGATTGGGCAACAATGGCGTGACTTGAGCGACGAAGAAAAACAAGAATATATCAACGAATATGAAGTTgacaag GCTGACTATGAAAAGCAATTGAAAACGTATCACAGTTCACCCGCTTATTTGGCTTATTTGTCTGCTAAAAGCAAATCTAAATCTG attcTGACATGCATCATGAGCCTCAGAGGAAACAAGCAGATCGCAGAATTGACATTCAACCAGCTGAAGATGACGATGATCCGGATCAAGATGGATTTTCTGTGAAGCATGTTGCTTATGCGCGTTATTTGCGCAATCATCGATTgataaatgagatttttagcGATGCTGTTGTGCCGGATGTGCGTTCTGTTGTCACT ACTCAACGCATGCACGTCTTAAAACGTCAAGTCCAATCATTGGCAATGCATCAAATGAAGCTCCAAGCCGAATTGCAGCAAATTGAGGAGAAATTCGAAtccaaaaaacgtaaattcgTCGAATCCAGTGACGTTTTTCAAGAAGAATTGAAACGA cacTGCAAACCCGCTGTCGACGACGAAAAGTTCAAACAAATGGTCGAACGTCAATACGAGATCCTCAAACGTGAACGAATGCGTGCGATggaacaacaacagcaacaaacgGCGCAAGTTAATCAACCTCCCGCTCCGGGCCCTGAGAGTGTTGGCGCTACCGAAGCAACTCCCGCTTCGGAAAATGCTCCGCCAACGGGAAGTGTTACGGAAATGAAGACTCCTGACAAGGCAGAAGAGCCCGAGACGATTGGAAGTGATCCGCAACAACCTGCGGCGACATCAGCTCCCGTTTCGGAAACGGAAAAACCTGAAGAAGCATCTTCTGAG cCGATGGAAGTTGAACCCCCGGCGAAACAAACGGAAGAAGTTCAAAAACCTTCAGAATCTGAGACAGAAACGACTGTTTTACAGCCCGCAGCTCCCGCAGCAACGCAAGAAACAGCTCCGCCTGTCGTTCCTGAAGCCCCAAAAGCTCCTGCTGAAACTCCTGTTGCCGAAAAAGAAGCTCCCAAAGCAGCGACAGAACAAAAACCATCAACTCCTGCGACAAAAGAACCCGCAGCTGCTAAAGTTATGCCTCCGCCGCAAATtccgcagcagcaacaacaagcgCCCGTAACTCCGGGAAATCCTCCCGTAATGCCGCCGCAAAATCAACAAGGACCTCCGCATATGCCGCCGTATCATCAGGGATATGGGCCTCAAGGATATGCGCCATCAGCTTATGGTCCGGGCCCGTATCAACATTATCCGCAGCATTATCCGCAACATCCGCCGTACGGATATCACAATCAATTCCCGCAAGGACCTGGATACGCTCCGACTCCGTATCATTATGCGCCGCAGCAAACTCCTCCCGCAGGTCCGCCGCCAACTGCGATGACGCCTGAACATGCGCCGCCGACAATTCCTCCGGCAATTCCGCCGCCTGCTCAAGCGCCTGTCGCGGAAAATGCTCCTCCTccagctgctgctgctgttccTGTTTCAGAGCCCgagaaaaaatctgaataa
- the LOC134833746 gene encoding SWI/SNF-related matrix-associated actin-dependent regulator of chromatin subfamily E member 1 isoform X2: MALPPNYKQIAMQSPGPSHMMSPGMSNPLSFNILKERLRASGGGGDRKDTASPFSHSIHGNPAFTPQKVGKSSVSLETRAPKPPKAPEKPLMPYWRYSRKVWDQVKADNPEMKLWEVSKLIGQQWRDLSDEEKQEYINEYEVDKADYEKQLKTYHSSPAYLAYLSAKSKSKSDSDMHHEPQRKQADRRIDIQPAEDDDDPDQDGFSVKHVAYARYLRNHRLINEIFSDAVVPDVRSVVTTQRMHVLKRQVQSLAMHQMKLQAELQQIEEKFESKKRKFVESSDVFQEELKRHCKPAVDDEKFKQMVERQYEILKRERMRAMEQQQQQTAQVNQPPAPGPESVGATEATPASENAPPTGSVTEMKTPDKAEEPETIGSDPQQPAATSAPVSETEKPEEASSEPMEVEPPAKQTEEVQKPSESETETTVLQPAAPAATQETAPPVVPEAPKAPAETPVAEKEAPKAATEQKPSTPATKEPAAAKVMPPPQIPQQQQQAPVTPGNPPVMPPQNQQGPPHMPPYHQGYGPQGYAPSAYGPGPYQHYPQHYPQHPPYGYHNQFPQGPGYAPTPYHYAPQQTPPAGPPPTAMTPEHAPPTIPPAIPPPAQAPVAENAPPPAAAAVPVSEPEKKSE; encoded by the exons ATGGCTCTTCCTCCGAATTACAAACAAATTGCGATGCAATCTCCGGGACCGTCTC ATATGATGTCGCCTGGAATGAGTAATCCGCTTTCATTCAACATCctcaaag aacgaCTTCGTGCTTCGGGCGGCGGAGGAGATCGAAAAGACACAGCAAGTCCTTTTTCGCACTCAATTCATGGAAATCCGGCATTCACGCCGCAAAAAGTCGGCAAATCCAGTGTTAGT cttgaAACTCGTGCTCCGAAACCTCCAAAGGCTCCCGAAAAGCCTCTGATGCCCTATTGGCGGTACTCTCGTAAGGTTTGGGATCAAGTAAAAGCCGACAATCCCGAAATGAAGTTGTGGGAAGTCTCAAAATTGATTGGGCAACAATGGCGTGACTTGAGCGACGAAGAAAAACAAGAATATATCAACGAATATGAAGTTgacaag GCTGACTATGAAAAGCAATTGAAAACGTATCACAGTTCACCCGCTTATTTGGCTTATTTGTCTGCTAAAAGCAAATCTAAATCTG attcTGACATGCATCATGAGCCTCAGAGGAAACAAGCAGATCGCAGAATTGACATTCAACCAGCTGAAGATGACGATGATCCGGATCAAGATGGATTTTCTGTGAAGCATGTTGCTTATGCGCGTTATTTGCGCAATCATCGATTgataaatgagatttttagcGATGCTGTTGTGCCGGATGTGCGTTCTGTTGTCACT ACTCAACGCATGCACGTCTTAAAACGTCAAGTCCAATCATTGGCAATGCATCAAATGAAGCTCCAAGCCGAATTGCAGCAAATTGAGGAGAAATTCGAAtccaaaaaacgtaaattcgTCGAATCCAGTGACGTTTTTCAAGAAGAATTGAAACGA cacTGCAAACCCGCTGTCGACGACGAAAAGTTCAAACAAATGGTCGAACGTCAATACGAGATCCTCAAACGTGAACGAATGCGTGCGATggaacaacaacagcaacaaacgGCGCAAGTTAATCAACCTCCCGCTCCGGGCCCTGAGAGTGTTGGCGCTACCGAAGCAACTCCCGCTTCGGAAAATGCTCCGCCAACGGGAAGTGTTACGGAAATGAAGACTCCTGACAAGGCAGAAGAGCCCGAGACGATTGGAAGTGATCCGCAACAACCTGCGGCGACATCAGCTCCCGTTTCGGAAACGGAAAAACCTGAAGAAGCATCTTCTGAG cCGATGGAAGTTGAACCCCCGGCGAAACAAACGGAAGAAGTTCAAAAACCTTCAGAATCTGAGACAGAAACGACTGTTTTACAGCCCGCAGCTCCCGCAGCAACGCAAGAAACAGCTCCGCCTGTCGTTCCTGAAGCCCCAAAAGCTCCTGCTGAAACTCCTGTTGCCGAAAAAGAAGCTCCCAAAGCAGCGACAGAACAAAAACCATCAACTCCTGCGACAAAAGAACCCGCAGCTGCTAAAGTTATGCCTCCGCCGCAAATtccgcagcagcaacaacaagcgCCCGTAACTCCGGGAAATCCTCCCGTAATGCCGCCGCAAAATCAACAAGGACCTCCGCATATGCCGCCGTATCATCAGGGATATGGGCCTCAAGGATATGCGCCATCAGCTTATGGTCCGGGCCCGTATCAACATTATCCGCAGCATTATCCGCAACATCCGCCGTACGGATATCACAATCAATTCCCGCAAGGACCTGGATACGCTCCGACTCCGTATCATTATGCGCCGCAGCAAACTCCTCCCGCAGGTCCGCCGCCAACTGCGATGACGCCTGAACATGCGCCGCCGACAATTCCTCCGGCAATTCCGCCGCCTGCTCAAGCGCCTGTCGCGGAAAATGCTCCTCCTccagctgctgctgctgttccTGTTTCAGAGCCCgagaaaaaatctgaataa
- the LOC134833746 gene encoding SWI/SNF-related matrix-associated actin-dependent regulator of chromatin subfamily E member 1 isoform X3, with protein sequence MMALPPNYKQIAMQSPGPSHMMSPGMSNPLSFNILKERLRASGGGGDRKDTASPFSHSIHGNPAFTPQKVGKSSVSLETRAPKPPKAPEKPLMPYWRYSRKVWDQVKADNPEMKLWEVSKLIGQQWRDLSDEEKQEYINEYEVDKAQYIDALKTYQMSPEFVVWRRHQTKYRDSDMHHEPQRKQADRRIDIQPAEDDDDPDQDGFSVKHVAYARYLRNHRLINEIFSDAVVPDVRSVVTTQRMHVLKRQVQSLAMHQMKLQAELQQIEEKFESKKRKFVESSDVFQEELKRHCKPAVDDEKFKQMVERQYEILKRERMRAMEQQQQQTAQVNQPPAPGPESVGATEATPASENAPPTGSVTEMKTPDKAEEPETIGSDPQQPAATSAPVSETEKPEEASSEPMEVEPPAKQTEEVQKPSESETETTVLQPAAPAATQETAPPVVPEAPKAPAETPVAEKEAPKAATEQKPSTPATKEPAAAKVMPPPQIPQQQQQAPVTPGNPPVMPPQNQQGPPHMPPYHQGYGPQGYAPSAYGPGPYQHYPQHYPQHPPYGYHNQFPQGPGYAPTPYHYAPQQTPPAGPPPTAMTPEHAPPTIPPAIPPPAQAPVAENAPPPAAAAVPVSEPEKKSE encoded by the exons at gATGGCTCTTCCTCCGAATTACAAACAAATTGCGATGCAATCTCCGGGACCGTCTC ATATGATGTCGCCTGGAATGAGTAATCCGCTTTCATTCAACATCctcaaag aacgaCTTCGTGCTTCGGGCGGCGGAGGAGATCGAAAAGACACAGCAAGTCCTTTTTCGCACTCAATTCATGGAAATCCGGCATTCACGCCGCAAAAAGTCGGCAAATCCAGTGTTAGT cttgaAACTCGTGCTCCGAAACCTCCAAAGGCTCCCGAAAAGCCTCTGATGCCCTATTGGCGGTACTCTCGTAAGGTTTGGGATCAAGTAAAAGCCGACAATCCCGAAATGAAGTTGTGGGAAGTCTCAAAATTGATTGGGCAACAATGGCGTGACTTGAGCGACGAAGAAAAACAAGAATATATCAACGAATATGAAGTTgacaag GCTCAATACATTGACGCACTAAAAACGTACCAAATGTCTCCTGAATTTGTCGTTTGGAGACGTCATCAGACGAAATATCGAG attcTGACATGCATCATGAGCCTCAGAGGAAACAAGCAGATCGCAGAATTGACATTCAACCAGCTGAAGATGACGATGATCCGGATCAAGATGGATTTTCTGTGAAGCATGTTGCTTATGCGCGTTATTTGCGCAATCATCGATTgataaatgagatttttagcGATGCTGTTGTGCCGGATGTGCGTTCTGTTGTCACT ACTCAACGCATGCACGTCTTAAAACGTCAAGTCCAATCATTGGCAATGCATCAAATGAAGCTCCAAGCCGAATTGCAGCAAATTGAGGAGAAATTCGAAtccaaaaaacgtaaattcgTCGAATCCAGTGACGTTTTTCAAGAAGAATTGAAACGA cacTGCAAACCCGCTGTCGACGACGAAAAGTTCAAACAAATGGTCGAACGTCAATACGAGATCCTCAAACGTGAACGAATGCGTGCGATggaacaacaacagcaacaaacgGCGCAAGTTAATCAACCTCCCGCTCCGGGCCCTGAGAGTGTTGGCGCTACCGAAGCAACTCCCGCTTCGGAAAATGCTCCGCCAACGGGAAGTGTTACGGAAATGAAGACTCCTGACAAGGCAGAAGAGCCCGAGACGATTGGAAGTGATCCGCAACAACCTGCGGCGACATCAGCTCCCGTTTCGGAAACGGAAAAACCTGAAGAAGCATCTTCTGAG cCGATGGAAGTTGAACCCCCGGCGAAACAAACGGAAGAAGTTCAAAAACCTTCAGAATCTGAGACAGAAACGACTGTTTTACAGCCCGCAGCTCCCGCAGCAACGCAAGAAACAGCTCCGCCTGTCGTTCCTGAAGCCCCAAAAGCTCCTGCTGAAACTCCTGTTGCCGAAAAAGAAGCTCCCAAAGCAGCGACAGAACAAAAACCATCAACTCCTGCGACAAAAGAACCCGCAGCTGCTAAAGTTATGCCTCCGCCGCAAATtccgcagcagcaacaacaagcgCCCGTAACTCCGGGAAATCCTCCCGTAATGCCGCCGCAAAATCAACAAGGACCTCCGCATATGCCGCCGTATCATCAGGGATATGGGCCTCAAGGATATGCGCCATCAGCTTATGGTCCGGGCCCGTATCAACATTATCCGCAGCATTATCCGCAACATCCGCCGTACGGATATCACAATCAATTCCCGCAAGGACCTGGATACGCTCCGACTCCGTATCATTATGCGCCGCAGCAAACTCCTCCCGCAGGTCCGCCGCCAACTGCGATGACGCCTGAACATGCGCCGCCGACAATTCCTCCGGCAATTCCGCCGCCTGCTCAAGCGCCTGTCGCGGAAAATGCTCCTCCTccagctgctgctgctgttccTGTTTCAGAGCCCgagaaaaaatctgaataa